A single Nitrosospira multiformis ATCC 25196 DNA region contains:
- a CDS encoding HAD-IA family hydrolase: protein MINAVLFDLDGTLADTAPDLGYALNRQRIARGLLPLPLELIRTEASAGARGLLGLGFNIKPGDAGYDAMRTEFLDFYAEHLCRETFLFAGVADLLDQLDDRGLIWGIVTNKPARFSVPLLEALGLGNRASCLISGGDTTHSKPHPEPLLTASGAIAVPPEECIYLGDDLRDVQASLAAGMEPIIARYGYLGNVGAPETWGARYLIDRPEELLGYL from the coding sequence ATGATTAACGCCGTTCTCTTCGATCTCGACGGAACGCTTGCCGATACCGCCCCCGATCTCGGGTATGCCCTGAATCGGCAGCGCATCGCCCGCGGGCTGCTGCCCCTGCCGTTGGAGCTCATCCGTACCGAGGCTTCCGCGGGGGCGCGCGGCCTGTTGGGCCTGGGATTCAACATCAAGCCCGGGGACGCCGGATATGACGCCATGCGCACCGAATTCCTCGACTTCTACGCGGAACACCTCTGCCGCGAGACATTCTTGTTCGCAGGGGTCGCGGATCTCCTCGATCAGCTCGATGACCGGGGCCTGATCTGGGGCATCGTCACCAACAAACCCGCTCGTTTTTCCGTACCGCTCCTCGAGGCGCTGGGTTTGGGCAATCGTGCTTCCTGCCTTATCAGCGGGGGCGATACCACGCACTCCAAACCCCATCCCGAGCCTCTGCTTACAGCGAGCGGAGCAATAGCCGTCCCGCCGGAAGAATGCATCTATCTGGGCGACGACCTGCGCGACGTCCAGGCCAGCCTCGCCGCCGGCATGGAACCCATCATCGCCAGATACGGCTATCTCGGCAATGTAGGTGCCCCCGAAACCTGGGGTGCAAGATACCTCATAGACCGGCCCGAAGAACTGCTCGGCTATTTGTAA
- the ubiG gene encoding bifunctional 2-polyprenyl-6-hydroxyphenol methylase/3-demethylubiquinol 3-O-methyltransferase UbiG — protein MMDKEIENGSVNVDLLELEKFNQLAHRWWDPNSEFKPLHEINPLRLGYIDRHARLAGKDVLDVGCGGGILSESMAESGAQVTGIDLGDKALKVAKLHLLESGNKVNYRKSSVEALAAEQPHHYDVVTCMEMLEHVPDPVSTVRACAELAKPGGWVFFSTINRNPKSYLFAVIGAEYVLNLLPRGTHDYAKFIKPSELGRMAREAGLDVQEVIGMSYNPITKVYSLGQDTDVNYIMAFRA, from the coding sequence ATGATGGATAAAGAAATCGAAAATGGCAGTGTCAACGTTGATCTGCTGGAACTGGAAAAATTCAACCAGCTCGCGCATCGCTGGTGGGATCCCAACAGTGAATTCAAGCCGCTGCATGAGATCAATCCGCTGCGGCTGGGTTACATAGACCGCCACGCCCGCCTGGCGGGTAAAGACGTCCTGGATGTCGGCTGTGGCGGAGGTATCCTGTCTGAAAGCATGGCTGAGAGCGGCGCGCAGGTAACCGGCATCGATCTGGGCGACAAGGCGCTGAAGGTGGCAAAGCTGCACCTGCTGGAAAGCGGGAATAAAGTCAATTACCGCAAGAGCTCAGTGGAAGCGCTCGCGGCGGAGCAGCCCCATCATTACGATGTGGTCACCTGCATGGAAATGCTGGAGCACGTGCCGGATCCAGTCAGCACGGTGAGAGCTTGCGCGGAGCTCGCCAAGCCCGGTGGCTGGGTATTCTTCTCGACCATCAATCGCAACCCCAAATCGTACCTGTTTGCCGTGATCGGGGCGGAATACGTGTTGAACCTGCTGCCGCGCGGGACGCACGACTATGCCAAATTCATCAAACCGTCTGAACTTGGACGCATGGCGCGCGAAGCAGGGTTGGATGTGCAGGAAGTAATCGGCATGAGCTACAATCCCATCACCAAAGTTTACTCCCTGGGACAGGATACCGATGTGAACTACATCATGGCATTCCGTGCCTGA
- a CDS encoding TRZ/ATZ family hydrolase: MMDPVKIDTLLEARWIIPVEPAGAVLHGHAIAIDQGMIRAILPRAEAHVQFEPRERVVMNSHALIPGLINLHTHAAMSLMRGMADDLPLMEWLTHHIWPAEAKHVDQGFVFDGTRLACAEMLQGGVTCFNDMYLFPEAAARAALAAGMRASIGMIAIDFPTAYASDPDDYLTKGLALRDDYNPHSLLSFCFAPHAPYTVGDKNLSRVLTYAEQLDVPIHIHLHETGDEIDNSLKSYGMRPLERIHKLGLLGPNLIAVHMVHLTGGEIELLAQQGCSVAHCPSSNLKHASGLAPVAALIEAGVNVGLGTDSAASNSRLKMFEEMRLAALLAKGQSGRAEVLPAWQVLQMATLNGARALGLGDRIGSLVPGKAADIAAVDFSSLDMAPCYDPVSHLVYAAGREHVSHVWVNGKMLLRDSELTTLDREELVHRAEFWREQMTTGVIAVHEK; encoded by the coding sequence ATGATGGATCCGGTAAAAATCGATACGCTGCTGGAGGCACGCTGGATAATCCCGGTTGAGCCCGCGGGCGCGGTGCTTCATGGTCATGCCATTGCAATTGACCAGGGCATGATTCGCGCAATCCTGCCCCGCGCCGAGGCACACGTGCAATTCGAGCCGCGCGAACGCGTCGTGATGAACAGCCACGCGCTCATTCCCGGCCTGATAAATCTCCACACGCATGCGGCCATGTCGCTGATGCGAGGAATGGCAGATGACCTGCCTTTGATGGAGTGGCTAACCCATCATATCTGGCCGGCGGAAGCGAAGCACGTGGACCAGGGTTTTGTTTTCGATGGTACGCGTCTGGCATGCGCCGAGATGCTGCAGGGTGGAGTTACCTGTTTCAATGACATGTACCTGTTTCCGGAAGCCGCTGCGCGCGCCGCATTGGCCGCGGGCATGCGTGCCAGCATCGGCATGATCGCAATCGACTTTCCCACTGCCTACGCCAGCGATCCTGACGACTATCTGACCAAGGGTCTGGCGCTGCGGGACGATTACAATCCGCATTCCCTCCTGTCATTCTGTTTTGCCCCACATGCGCCTTACACCGTAGGTGACAAGAATTTGTCCCGGGTTCTCACCTATGCAGAGCAGTTGGATGTACCCATTCACATTCATCTGCACGAAACCGGGGATGAAATCGACAACAGCCTGAAAAGCTATGGAATGCGTCCCCTTGAGCGCATTCACAAGCTCGGACTGCTCGGACCCAATCTGATTGCGGTACACATGGTGCATCTTACCGGGGGAGAAATCGAACTGCTGGCGCAGCAAGGCTGTTCCGTAGCCCATTGCCCTTCTTCCAACCTTAAACATGCGAGTGGGCTGGCACCCGTTGCCGCTCTTATAGAAGCAGGCGTCAACGTAGGATTGGGAACGGATAGCGCTGCAAGTAACAGTCGGCTCAAGATGTTCGAGGAAATGCGGCTTGCGGCACTCCTAGCAAAAGGACAAAGCGGGAGGGCAGAAGTGCTGCCTGCATGGCAGGTGCTGCAAATGGCCACGCTCAACGGGGCCAGGGCTTTAGGGTTGGGAGACCGTATCGGTTCCCTTGTTCCAGGCAAAGCTGCGGATATTGCCGCCGTGGATTTCTCCAGTCTTGATATGGCGCCCTGCTATGACCCTGTTTCCCATCTTGTCTATGCTGCCGGACGTGAACATGTGAGTCATGTGTGGGTAAATGGTAAAATGCTGCTGCGTGACTCGGAATTGACTACGCTGGACCGGGAAGAATTGGTGCACAGGGCTGAATTCTGGCGGGAACAAATGACAACGGGCGTGATAGCAGTTCACGAAAAATGA
- a CDS encoding OmpA family protein produces MKNTVTKKLLLGAAVLPVLFSGVAMAQEIPEAYAVDSVGEVVRDSSGDCWRTGYWTPAMATYECDPDLLPKPEKKVEAPAPEPTPAPAPAPVYTEPEKISLSADQLFDFDKANLRPEGKQTLDDLVAKLGGVKYDTIVAIGYADRLGSDAYNKKLSMRRAESVKAYLVNEKGIPADRIFIDGKGEANPVTGDTCKGNKKTKALIACLQPDRRVEVEVAGTKETVQ; encoded by the coding sequence ATGAAAAATACAGTAACGAAAAAACTCTTGCTTGGAGCAGCTGTTTTGCCAGTGCTGTTTTCAGGCGTCGCTATGGCTCAGGAGATACCTGAGGCCTACGCGGTCGATAGCGTTGGCGAAGTAGTCAGAGATTCTTCCGGAGACTGCTGGCGCACCGGTTATTGGACACCTGCAATGGCAACCTATGAGTGCGACCCTGATCTGCTGCCAAAACCCGAGAAAAAAGTCGAAGCCCCCGCTCCAGAACCCACCCCTGCCCCTGCTCCTGCTCCTGTTTATACCGAGCCTGAGAAAATCTCGCTCTCCGCCGATCAACTGTTCGATTTCGACAAGGCCAACCTGAGGCCAGAAGGCAAACAGACCCTGGATGATCTTGTGGCCAAGCTTGGTGGCGTCAAATACGACACCATCGTTGCCATCGGTTATGCCGACCGTCTCGGCAGCGATGCCTATAACAAGAAACTTTCCATGCGCCGCGCCGAATCCGTCAAGGCTTACCTGGTCAACGAAAAAGGCATCCCGGCTGATCGCATCTTCATCGACGGCAAAGGCGAAGCTAATCCTGTAACGGGCGATACCTGCAAGGGTAACAAGAAGACGAAGGCTCTGATCGCCTGTCTGCAACCCGACCGTCGCGTCGAAGTTGAAGTCGCCGGTACGAAGGAAACAGTACAATAA
- the gyrA gene encoding DNA gyrase subunit A, which translates to MDQFAKETLQISLEEEMRRSYLDYAMSVIVGRALPDVRDGLKPVHRRVLFAMHELSNDWNRPYKKSARVVGDVIGKYHPHGDTAVYDTIVRMAQNFSLRYMLVDGQGNFGSVDGDNPAAMRYTEIRMSRIAHEMLADLDKETVDFGPNYDGTEKEPLILPTKIPNLLINGSSGIAVGMATNIPPHNLNEVTDACLALLKNPEIAIEDLIELIPGPDFPTAALIYGVTGVKEGYRTGRGRVIMRARTHFEDMEKGGGRQSIVIDELPYQVNKANLLIRIGELVRDKKIEGISDLRDESDKSGMRVVIELRRNEVPEVVLNNLYKETQMQDTFGMNMVALLDGQPRLLNLKQMLEAFLRHRREVVTRRSVFELKKARERGHVLEGLAVALSNVDEVIALIKAAQTPAAAKEALMSRVWRSRLVEQMLARAAVDAKQFRPEGLAPEYGLFDDGYHLSDGQAQAILELRLQRLTGLEQDKIVSEYRDVMERIADLLDILARPERITAIITEELVAMKQQFGDKRRSEIVINTQDLSMEDLIASEDVVVTLSHNGYIKSQPLDDYRAQKRGGRGKQATGTKDDDFIDNLFIANTHDYILCFSSRGRVYWIKVYSVPQGGRASRGRPIVNLMQLEYGEKINAVLPIKTFDDNRYVFMATSLGTVKKTPLSEFSRPRASGIIAVGLDEDDFLIGVALTEGKHDVMLFSDGGKAVRFDENDVRPMGRGARGVRGMTLGKGQKVISLLVAESEEQAVLTATENGYGKRTPISEYTRHGRGSQGMIAIKTTQRNGKVVGARLVREDDEIMLITTGGVLIRTRVKEVREMSRATQGVILINLDEGEKLAGLERVVETDEAPGLGEGLATDLP; encoded by the coding sequence ATGGATCAATTCGCGAAAGAAACCCTGCAGATCAGTCTCGAAGAGGAAATGCGCCGCTCCTATCTCGACTACGCCATGAGCGTCATCGTGGGACGCGCATTACCCGACGTGCGCGACGGCCTGAAACCGGTGCATCGCCGGGTTCTATTCGCTATGCATGAACTCTCCAACGACTGGAACCGTCCCTACAAAAAATCGGCGCGCGTCGTCGGTGATGTCATCGGTAAATATCACCCGCACGGCGATACTGCCGTATATGACACTATAGTACGGATGGCGCAGAATTTCTCGCTGCGCTACATGCTCGTGGATGGACAGGGCAACTTCGGCTCCGTGGATGGCGACAACCCGGCGGCAATGCGTTATACCGAAATCCGCATGTCTCGCATCGCGCATGAAATGCTGGCCGATCTGGATAAGGAAACGGTTGATTTCGGCCCTAACTATGACGGCACCGAGAAAGAACCGCTGATCCTGCCGACCAAAATCCCGAACCTGCTTATCAATGGTTCGTCCGGGATTGCGGTGGGCATGGCAACCAATATTCCGCCACATAACCTGAATGAAGTGACGGATGCCTGCCTCGCCCTGCTGAAGAACCCCGAAATCGCCATCGAGGATCTGATCGAACTGATACCGGGCCCGGATTTTCCCACCGCCGCGCTGATCTATGGCGTGACCGGCGTAAAAGAAGGCTACCGCACGGGCCGCGGGCGCGTAATCATGCGCGCGCGCACTCACTTCGAGGATATGGAAAAAGGGGGCGGACGCCAGAGCATCGTTATCGACGAGCTGCCCTACCAGGTAAACAAGGCCAATCTGCTTATCCGTATCGGCGAGTTGGTGCGGGATAAGAAAATCGAAGGCATTTCCGATTTGCGCGATGAATCGGATAAATCGGGGATGCGCGTGGTTATCGAACTGCGCCGCAACGAAGTACCCGAGGTGGTGCTGAACAATCTCTATAAAGAAACGCAAATGCAGGACACCTTCGGCATGAACATGGTGGCCCTGCTTGACGGGCAGCCGCGGCTACTGAATTTGAAGCAGATGCTGGAGGCGTTCTTGCGCCACCGGCGCGAGGTCGTTACGCGGCGCAGCGTATTCGAGTTGAAAAAGGCCCGTGAACGCGGCCATGTGCTGGAGGGACTCGCTGTCGCCTTATCCAACGTGGATGAAGTGATTGCCCTGATCAAGGCAGCGCAGACGCCTGCAGCAGCCAAGGAAGCATTGATGTCGCGGGTGTGGCGCTCGCGACTGGTGGAGCAGATGCTGGCACGCGCTGCAGTGGATGCGAAGCAATTCCGACCCGAGGGCCTGGCGCCCGAATACGGGTTATTTGATGACGGCTATCATCTTTCCGATGGACAGGCACAAGCTATACTGGAATTGCGCCTGCAACGCCTGACGGGGCTCGAGCAGGACAAGATTGTCAGCGAGTATAGGGATGTGATGGAGAGAATAGCCGACCTTCTCGACATTCTTGCCCGCCCGGAGCGTATCACGGCCATCATCACCGAGGAGCTTGTTGCGATGAAGCAACAGTTTGGTGATAAACGCCGCAGCGAGATCGTCATCAATACTCAGGATTTGAGCATGGAGGACCTGATCGCATCCGAGGATGTGGTCGTGACGCTATCGCACAATGGATACATCAAATCCCAGCCGCTCGACGACTATCGCGCGCAGAAACGGGGCGGCCGGGGGAAGCAGGCAACAGGCACCAAAGATGATGATTTCATCGATAACCTGTTTATCGCCAATACGCACGACTATATTCTCTGCTTTTCCAGCCGGGGGAGGGTCTACTGGATCAAGGTGTATTCCGTGCCGCAGGGAGGACGCGCTTCCCGCGGCAGGCCTATCGTCAACCTGATGCAACTGGAATACGGCGAGAAGATCAATGCCGTTCTTCCGATAAAGACATTCGATGACAACCGTTATGTATTCATGGCAACTTCTCTGGGCACGGTGAAAAAAACACCCCTGTCGGAGTTTTCGCGGCCGCGCGCGAGTGGCATCATAGCGGTAGGTCTCGACGAGGATGATTTCCTGATCGGCGTAGCGCTGACCGAGGGCAAGCATGATGTGATGCTCTTCTCCGATGGAGGGAAAGCCGTGCGTTTCGATGAGAACGACGTACGCCCGATGGGACGGGGCGCGCGGGGTGTGCGCGGGATGACGCTGGGCAAGGGGCAAAAGGTGATTTCGCTGCTGGTGGCCGAGAGCGAGGAGCAGGCGGTGCTGACCGCAACCGAGAATGGCTATGGCAAACGTACTCCCATCAGCGAATACACTCGTCACGGCCGGGGTTCGCAGGGCATGATTGCGATCAAGACCACCCAGCGCAACGGCAAGGTCGTGGGGGCGCGCCTGGTGCGCGAGGACGACGAAATCATGCTCATCACGACCGGTGGCGTGCTGATCCGCACACGCGTGAAAGAGGTGCGCGAGATGAGCCGGGCAACACAGGGCGTGATACTGATCAACCTGGATGAGGGTGAGAAGCTTGCCGGGCTGGAAAGGGTCGTGGAAACTGACGAAGCGCCAGGATTAGGGGAAGGCTTAGCCACGGATTTGCCGTGA
- the serC gene encoding 3-phosphoserine/phosphohydroxythreonine transaminase: protein MEPIYNFSAGPAVLPKEVLQQARDEMLDWHGSGMSVMEMSHRGKEFMSIAARLETDLRELASIPPNYKVLFLSGGASSQFAMVPMNLVRGKKSANYINTGQWSTKALKEAKKYCAVHVAASSEDANFTYAPTQDKWNIDPEGAYLHYTPNETIGGVEFNWIPDLSGTDIPLVADISSAFMSRPLDVSRFGLIYAGTQKNVGPAGLCIVIVREDLIGTTVPGTPTMFDYKIHADNDSMYNTPPTYAMYITGLVVEWLKQKGGLQAMEKINIAKARLLYDFLDTTDFYHCPVAKPDRSRMNVPFTLKDPGLDEEFLKQARTHGLIQLKGHRSVGGMRASIYNAMPLEGVKVLVEFMKEFASNHA from the coding sequence ATGGAACCCATCTATAACTTCAGCGCAGGTCCGGCGGTATTACCAAAGGAAGTTTTGCAGCAGGCGCGTGACGAAATGCTTGATTGGCACGGCAGCGGTATGTCGGTGATGGAAATGAGTCACCGCGGCAAGGAATTCATGTCCATTGCGGCCAGGCTCGAGACGGATTTGCGGGAATTGGCGAGCATCCCGCCCAACTACAAGGTACTCTTTTTGTCCGGCGGCGCTTCCAGCCAGTTCGCGATGGTGCCGATGAACCTGGTGCGCGGAAAGAAAAGCGCCAACTATATCAATACTGGCCAGTGGTCCACGAAAGCGCTCAAGGAAGCGAAAAAATATTGCGCCGTTCATGTTGCAGCTTCCTCGGAAGATGCAAATTTTACGTATGCTCCCACCCAGGATAAATGGAACATCGATCCGGAGGGAGCTTATCTGCACTACACGCCCAATGAGACGATTGGCGGAGTGGAGTTCAACTGGATTCCGGACTTGTCGGGTACCGATATACCCCTGGTGGCGGACATTTCTTCCGCCTTTATGTCACGCCCCCTGGATGTAAGCCGGTTTGGGCTGATTTATGCCGGCACTCAGAAAAACGTGGGTCCCGCAGGCCTCTGTATCGTCATCGTGCGCGAGGACCTGATAGGAACAACCGTGCCGGGCACACCGACCATGTTCGATTACAAGATTCACGCCGACAACGACTCCATGTACAACACGCCGCCGACTTATGCGATGTATATCACGGGGCTGGTGGTGGAATGGCTGAAACAGAAAGGCGGGCTTCAGGCAATGGAGAAAATCAACATTGCCAAGGCGCGTCTGCTGTACGACTTTCTGGACACTACTGATTTTTATCATTGCCCCGTGGCGAAACCCGACCGGTCGCGCATGAATGTGCCGTTCACTTTAAAAGATCCGGGGCTCGATGAAGAGTTTCTGAAACAGGCCCGAACGCACGGCCTCATCCAGTTGAAAGGCCATCGTTCTGTCGGCGGCATGCGCGCTTCGATATACAATGCGATGCCGCTTGAAGGCGTAAAGGTCTTGGTGGAATTCATGAAGGAATTTGCGAGCAATCATGCCTGA
- a CDS encoding phosphoglycerate dehydrogenase, with product MPERAHKIFRILTLNQISPLGLKLFSSSHYKVGSDTTEPDAILVRSHNMLDMDIPPSVKAIGRAGAGTNNVPVSAMNLRGVPVFNAPGANANAVKELVLAGLLIASRNLIPAIHFTEKLEGDNETLNRLSENGKKQFAGIELPRRTLGIIGLGAIGRLVADAALRLGMKVMGYDPNITVDAAWNLSSEVKRAESIEDLLRNSEFVTLHVPLLDSTRHLVNRQVVQSMRNSTILLNFSRDGIVDENAVLEGIEMGKIKYYVSDFPSEKLQHHARVITLPHLGASTQEAEENCAVMVTKQVIDYLENGGITNAVNFPNITMERESPYRLAVANANVPNMVGQISTAMAKAGLNIHTMGNKSRGEMAYTLVDVDSPVPQETIDEIAAIKGVLNVRYLPVPAK from the coding sequence ATGCCTGAACGTGCACATAAAATCTTCCGGATACTGACCCTCAACCAGATTTCGCCGCTGGGCCTCAAGCTTTTCAGTTCCAGCCATTATAAAGTGGGCAGCGACACAACCGAGCCCGATGCGATTCTGGTGCGCTCCCACAATATGCTGGACATGGATATTCCTCCCAGCGTGAAAGCAATAGGCCGGGCCGGGGCAGGCACGAACAACGTACCGGTCAGCGCCATGAACCTGCGCGGGGTGCCCGTTTTCAATGCGCCGGGAGCCAATGCCAACGCAGTCAAGGAACTGGTGCTGGCAGGCCTGCTGATCGCTTCCCGTAACCTGATTCCGGCGATTCATTTCACCGAAAAACTGGAAGGCGATAACGAGACCCTGAACAGGCTGTCTGAGAACGGCAAAAAGCAGTTTGCTGGCATCGAACTGCCCAGACGTACGCTGGGCATCATTGGCCTGGGCGCAATAGGACGCCTGGTGGCTGATGCAGCGCTTCGGCTTGGCATGAAGGTGATGGGATATGATCCCAATATCACCGTGGATGCAGCCTGGAACCTGTCCTCGGAGGTCAAGCGCGCGGAAAGCATCGAAGATTTGTTGCGCAACAGCGAGTTTGTAACATTGCACGTACCCCTGCTAGATTCGACCCGGCACCTCGTCAACCGGCAGGTTGTGCAAAGCATGAGAAACAGTACGATTCTGCTCAACTTTTCGCGTGACGGCATCGTGGATGAAAATGCCGTGCTCGAAGGAATCGAGATGGGGAAGATAAAATATTACGTAAGCGATTTCCCCAGCGAAAAGCTTCAACATCATGCAAGGGTTATCACCCTGCCGCATCTGGGCGCATCCACTCAGGAAGCGGAAGAGAATTGCGCGGTAATGGTGACGAAGCAGGTAATCGATTATCTGGAGAACGGCGGCATTACCAATGCAGTCAACTTCCCCAATATAACAATGGAGCGGGAATCCCCTTATCGACTCGCCGTTGCGAATGCCAACGTACCGAACATGGTGGGGCAAATTTCCACCGCCATGGCGAAAGCCGGTCTCAATATCCACACCATGGGTAACAAGTCTCGCGGCGAAATGGCCTACACCCTGGTGGATGTCGACAGTCCGGTACCCCAGGAAACGATCGACGAGATTGCGGCGATAAAGGGTGTGTTGAATGTACGCTACCTGCCGGTACCGGCCAAATAG
- the pheA gene encoding prephenate dehydratase, with product MTAQLKQLRDKIDAIDSELLKLVSARADLAREIGEIKNGTAYRPEREAQVLARMRELNPGPLENEQVARLFTEIMSLCRSMEEPLTVAYLGPRGTFSEEAALKRFGSVVTSLPCNSIDDVFSKVEAGKANYGVVPVENSTEGAVGRSLDLLLQTRLKVCGEVALAIHQLLLAHHTDLARIRRIYSHPQSFAQCHEWLNVHLPHLPASARINAASNADAARLAAEDESAAAVAGKKAGEVYGLTVCAENIEDDPSNTTRFLVIGEQEVAPSGRDKTSLVTSVRNRPGAIHELLAPFAHHGVSMTRLESRPSRAGLWEYVFFVDVEGHQQEPKVSQALRELVEKAAFLKVLGSYPAA from the coding sequence ATGACCGCTCAACTCAAACAGCTGCGCGACAAGATAGATGCAATCGACAGCGAACTCCTGAAGCTGGTGAGCGCGCGGGCAGATCTCGCCCGCGAAATCGGAGAAATCAAGAATGGCACTGCGTATCGGCCCGAACGTGAAGCTCAGGTGCTGGCGCGGATGCGCGAACTGAACCCGGGGCCCTTGGAGAATGAACAGGTTGCGCGGTTATTTACGGAGATCATGTCTCTCTGTCGATCCATGGAAGAACCTCTGACAGTCGCATACCTGGGACCGAGGGGCACGTTTTCCGAAGAAGCTGCGCTCAAGCGCTTCGGTAGCGTTGTGACTTCGCTGCCGTGCAATTCGATAGATGACGTATTTAGCAAGGTGGAAGCCGGCAAGGCAAATTATGGGGTTGTACCGGTAGAGAATTCGACCGAGGGCGCAGTGGGTAGGTCGCTCGATCTGTTGCTGCAAACCCGCTTGAAGGTGTGCGGCGAAGTGGCGCTGGCCATACATCAGCTTCTGCTGGCGCATCATACCGACCTTGCACGCATTCGCAGGATTTACTCTCATCCTCAATCGTTTGCTCAATGTCACGAGTGGCTCAATGTCCATTTGCCCCATTTACCCGCGTCGGCAAGAATCAACGCCGCGAGCAATGCGGATGCTGCCAGACTGGCGGCGGAAGATGAAAGCGCCGCGGCAGTGGCGGGAAAAAAGGCGGGAGAAGTATATGGTCTCACTGTCTGTGCCGAGAACATCGAGGATGATCCCAGCAATACGACCCGCTTCCTGGTAATAGGTGAGCAGGAAGTCGCCCCTTCCGGCAGGGATAAAACGTCGCTGGTAACGTCGGTCAGGAATCGGCCGGGCGCCATACATGAGTTACTGGCCCCGTTCGCCCATCATGGAGTCAGCATGACCCGGCTTGAATCGCGCCCGTCCCGTGCGGGTTTATGGGAATACGTGTTTTTTGTGGATGTCGAAGGCCACCAGCAGGAGCCGAAAGTCTCCCAGGCGCTGCGCGAACTGGTGGAAAAAGCGGCGTTTCTCAAAGTGCTCGGCTCATATCCCGCAGCCTGA
- the hisC gene encoding histidinol-phosphate transaminase has product MNICDLAPAYIRAISPYQPGKPISELAREMGMDEQSIIKLASNENPLGTSPMALNAMSKALDEVSLYPDGSGFELKAALSERYGVTSDQIVLGNGSNDVLELAARVFLKPGASTVYSQHAFAVYPLVTKAVGGIGISVPARNYGHDLDAMLDAVAPETRVVFIANPNNPTGTLLPADDVLRFLERVSPDVLVVLDEAYNEYLPPALKGDSIAWLKQFPNLLITRTFSKAYGMAGVRVGFGLGHPDVAGLMNRVRQPFNVNNIGLAGAVAALQDEEFVKRSYALNQAGMLQIVTGLRQMGIEYIPSYGNFLSFRVPGNVKAINESLLKQGVIVRPISIYEMPEHLRVTVGLESENEKFLKSLAIALETTEGAAADTIPEMAVSFPKVASGGTA; this is encoded by the coding sequence ATGAATATTTGCGATCTCGCTCCTGCATATATCCGTGCCATCAGTCCCTATCAGCCCGGCAAGCCTATTTCTGAACTGGCCCGGGAGATGGGGATGGATGAACAGTCCATCATCAAGCTTGCGTCCAATGAAAACCCCCTGGGAACCAGTCCAATGGCCCTGAACGCAATGAGCAAGGCGCTCGACGAGGTTTCGTTGTATCCGGACGGAAGCGGATTTGAGCTGAAAGCAGCGCTGTCCGAGCGCTATGGCGTGACCAGCGATCAGATTGTGCTGGGCAACGGTTCCAATGACGTTCTGGAGTTGGCCGCGCGCGTATTCCTGAAGCCGGGGGCCTCGACCGTTTACTCGCAGCATGCGTTTGCGGTTTATCCCCTGGTGACGAAAGCGGTGGGTGGAATCGGCATTTCCGTTCCCGCCCGGAACTATGGCCATGATCTTGACGCCATGCTGGATGCTGTCGCGCCTGAAACACGGGTTGTATTTATTGCCAATCCCAACAATCCCACCGGCACCCTGCTGCCTGCCGACGATGTGCTGCGCTTTCTCGAGCGAGTGTCCCCGGATGTGCTGGTCGTACTGGATGAAGCATACAACGAGTATCTGCCGCCCGCCCTCAAGGGAGATAGCATTGCCTGGCTGAAGCAGTTTCCCAATCTCCTCATTACCCGCACTTTCTCCAAAGCTTACGGTATGGCAGGCGTGCGCGTCGGTTTCGGCCTCGGGCATCCTGACGTCGCCGGTCTGATGAACCGCGTGCGCCAGCCATTCAACGTCAACAATATCGGTCTTGCCGGCGCGGTGGCTGCGCTGCAGGATGAGGAGTTCGTAAAGCGTTCTTATGCGCTCAACCAGGCAGGCATGCTGCAGATTGTCACCGGATTGCGGCAGATGGGAATCGAGTACATTCCGTCCTACGGGAATTTCCTGAGCTTTCGGGTGCCAGGCAATGTCAAGGCAATAAACGAGAGTCTGCTGAAGCAGGGTGTGATTGTCCGCCCCATCAGCATTTATGAAATGCCGGAACATCTCCGGGTAACTGTCGGGCTCGAATCTGAAAATGAGAAATTCCTGAAATCGCTGGCGATAGCCCTGGAGACGACGGAAGGGGCAGCAGCAGACACAATACCTGAGATGGCGGTAAGCTTTCCCAAAGTTGCATCGGGGGGAACAGCGTGA